The uncultured Desulfatiglans sp. DNA window GAAGACAGACGCGGAATCCGGACGGATCCAGGCTGTTCAGATGCGGGAAAGGGATCGAGATGTTCAAGGATAAACAGGAGCAGGAGGCCTTTCAGGCATGGGTGGATGACTGGGCGGAGGATCCAATGAAGGCGGCTTTTTTGAAGCTCAAGCAGCACCTCGATGCCAAGGAGTCGACCGAACTGGTCTTCAAGGCGAGACCGGGCGTCAGCTATTCGCTCAGGGCCGTGCCGGTCGCTGAAACGGGCTACGACAAGCCGCTCTTCGCCATGGTGGATGTGGTGGACGATGACCCCGCCAACCGGTGGCTGTCGGTTTGTTTCTACGGCGACATGATCACGGATCCCGATGAGCAGGGCGACCTGATCCCCGGTGGTCTTCTGGGCGAGGACGGCTATTGCTTCGACATGACCGAGGCCGATGACGGCCTGCTGGATTATCTGCGGGAGCGGTTGACCGAGGCGCACCGGAGCGCTCTGAACGGATAGGACGACTACTGTCCTGTTCGCAGCTCGACCTGTTTCGGGTCGTTCCTTTCTATGGAGGGTCAGTCAGGCCGCGATCGAGGGTGTTTCTTGTTCGCGACCGGCAAGGGCTGGAAGCGGCCCTTAAAGCAAAAGCCCCGATCGA harbors:
- a CDS encoding conserved hypothetical protein (Evidence 4 : Unknown function but conserved in other organisms) is translated as MFKDKQEQEAFQAWVDDWAEDPMKAAFLKLKQHLDAKESTELVFKARPGVSYSLRAVPVAETGYDKPLFAMVDVVDDDPANRWLSVCFYGDMITDPDEQGDLIPGGLLGEDGYCFDMTEADDGLLDYLRERLTEAHRSALNG